A window from Bombus fervidus isolate BK054 chromosome 12, iyBomFerv1, whole genome shotgun sequence encodes these proteins:
- the LOC139993357 gene encoding uncharacterized protein isoform X3 yields MRFKNPLPQRGSYDVIMSNDSPPPLQTSIPLVDYDVPDEARPGKITPTTPTTPVTSKLSNTDTDTEMIENAVPITQTVLPVPEPQPKIERNGIDSEATKPVTQPENDSCVVDCIYFTQQCCECVIL; encoded by the exons ATGCGTTTTAAGAATCCGTTGCCACAGCGTGGCTCCTACGA TGTCATCATGTCCAATGATTCACCCCCACCGCTGCAGACTTCTATACCTTTGGTAGATTACGATGTACCAGATGAAGCGCGTCCTGGTAAGATCACACCGACCACACCTACTACTCCGGTAACGAGTAAATTATCGAATACCGACACCGATACGGAGATGATTGAGAATGCAGTACCGATCACGCAGACCGTACTGCCCGTTCCCGAGCCACAGCCGAAAATTGAGAGGAATGGAATCGACTCGGAGGCGACAAAACCAGTCACTCAACCCGAAAACGACTCCTGCGTTGTAGattgtatatatttcacgCAGCAGTGTTGCGAGTGTGTAATACTTTAA
- the LOC139993357 gene encoding uncharacterized protein isoform X4: MSNDSPPPLQTSIPLVDYDVPDEARPGKITPTTPTTPVTSKLSNTDTDTEMIENAVPITQTVLPVPEPQPKIERNGIDSEATKPVTQPENDSCVVDCIYFTQQCCECVIL; the protein is encoded by the coding sequence ATGTCCAATGATTCACCCCCACCGCTGCAGACTTCTATACCTTTGGTAGATTACGATGTACCAGATGAAGCGCGTCCTGGTAAGATCACACCGACCACACCTACTACTCCGGTAACGAGTAAATTATCGAATACCGACACCGATACGGAGATGATTGAGAATGCAGTACCGATCACGCAGACCGTACTGCCCGTTCCCGAGCCACAGCCGAAAATTGAGAGGAATGGAATCGACTCGGAGGCGACAAAACCAGTCACTCAACCCGAAAACGACTCCTGCGTTGTAGattgtatatatttcacgCAGCAGTGTTGCGAGTGTGTAATACTTTAA
- the LOC139993357 gene encoding uncharacterized protein isoform X1 → MAKQISFYSTLTSEEKNRMQPCLKARCVIMSNDSPPPLQTSIPLVDYDVPDEARPGKITPTTPTTPVTSKLSNTDTDTEMIENAVPITQTVLPVPEPQPKIERNGIDSEATKPVTQPENDSCVVDCIYFTQQCCECVIL, encoded by the exons ATGGCGAagcaaatatctttttattccaCTCTGACGTCTgaagaaaagaatagaatGCAACCGTGTTTGAAAGCTAGGTG TGTCATCATGTCCAATGATTCACCCCCACCGCTGCAGACTTCTATACCTTTGGTAGATTACGATGTACCAGATGAAGCGCGTCCTGGTAAGATCACACCGACCACACCTACTACTCCGGTAACGAGTAAATTATCGAATACCGACACCGATACGGAGATGATTGAGAATGCAGTACCGATCACGCAGACCGTACTGCCCGTTCCCGAGCCACAGCCGAAAATTGAGAGGAATGGAATCGACTCGGAGGCGACAAAACCAGTCACTCAACCCGAAAACGACTCCTGCGTTGTAGattgtatatatttcacgCAGCAGTGTTGCGAGTGTGTAATACTTTAA
- the LOC139993357 gene encoding uncharacterized protein isoform X2, with the protein MRNGTITTRADVYAEENPCTSDSVIMSNDSPPPLQTSIPLVDYDVPDEARPGKITPTTPTTPVTSKLSNTDTDTEMIENAVPITQTVLPVPEPQPKIERNGIDSEATKPVTQPENDSCVVDCIYFTQQCCECVIL; encoded by the exons ATGAGAAACGGGACGATAACCACGCGTGCTGATGTTTACGCGGAAGAAAATCCTTGCACATCTGACAG TGTCATCATGTCCAATGATTCACCCCCACCGCTGCAGACTTCTATACCTTTGGTAGATTACGATGTACCAGATGAAGCGCGTCCTGGTAAGATCACACCGACCACACCTACTACTCCGGTAACGAGTAAATTATCGAATACCGACACCGATACGGAGATGATTGAGAATGCAGTACCGATCACGCAGACCGTACTGCCCGTTCCCGAGCCACAGCCGAAAATTGAGAGGAATGGAATCGACTCGGAGGCGACAAAACCAGTCACTCAACCCGAAAACGACTCCTGCGTTGTAGattgtatatatttcacgCAGCAGTGTTGCGAGTGTGTAATACTTTAA